In a single window of the Streptomyces sp. HUAS ZL42 genome:
- a CDS encoding alpha/beta hydrolase has product MARIARWTALGTVAALMVAGCSSTSGDGEDGKGTGNARASATASSGSSDPASALPASLTSQKLDWGRCRATSDSPAPGSDWQCATLKVPLDWSKPDGKTIGLALIRTKARGGDRIGSLLFNFGGPGGSGVSMMPSYASTVSPLHERYDLVSWDPRGVGGSRGIRCRSDKDIEAAESVDATPDTPAEEQAYFKDATDFGKGCQKAAGELMAHVSTTDTARDMDLMRQVLGDAKMHYFGISYGTELGGVYAHLFPKNVGRMILDAVVDPSADTVGHAENQTRGFQRALNDYLKSTGQDPERGTQKIADLLKRIDADPLPTSSGRKLTQTLAVTGIVLPLYSESGWPSLTSALDAAEEGDGSELLALADGYNERDASGHYGTTTHSQRVISCLDDKQRPTLEETEKLLPEFEKISPVFGPFLGWDTAGWCHDWPVAGQHDSPEVSAPGAAPILVVGNTGDPATPYEGARRMADELGKDVGVVLTWRGEGHGAYGSGSDCVDSTVNAYLLRGTVPRDGKVCS; this is encoded by the coding sequence ATGGCGCGTATCGCACGATGGACGGCTCTCGGTACCGTCGCCGCACTGATGGTGGCGGGCTGCAGCAGCACGTCGGGCGACGGGGAGGACGGCAAGGGAACGGGGAACGCGAGGGCATCGGCCACCGCGTCGTCCGGCTCCTCGGACCCGGCTTCCGCGCTGCCCGCCTCCCTGACCTCGCAGAAGCTCGACTGGGGACGCTGCAGGGCCACCTCGGACTCCCCCGCGCCGGGCAGCGACTGGCAGTGCGCGACGCTGAAGGTGCCGCTGGACTGGTCGAAGCCGGACGGCAAGACGATCGGGCTCGCTCTGATCCGCACCAAGGCGCGCGGCGGCGACCGCATCGGCTCGCTCCTGTTCAACTTCGGCGGGCCCGGTGGCTCGGGCGTGTCCATGATGCCGTCGTACGCCTCCACGGTCTCCCCACTGCACGAGCGGTACGACCTGGTCAGCTGGGACCCGCGCGGCGTCGGTGGCAGCAGGGGCATCCGCTGCCGCAGCGACAAGGACATCGAGGCCGCCGAGTCGGTCGACGCCACTCCGGACACCCCGGCCGAGGAACAGGCGTACTTCAAGGACGCCACCGACTTCGGCAAGGGCTGCCAGAAGGCCGCCGGAGAGTTGATGGCGCATGTGTCGACGACCGACACCGCCCGCGACATGGACCTCATGCGTCAGGTCCTCGGCGACGCGAAGATGCACTACTTCGGCATCTCGTACGGCACCGAGCTGGGCGGCGTCTACGCCCACCTCTTCCCGAAGAACGTGGGGCGCATGATTCTCGACGCGGTCGTCGACCCGAGCGCCGACACCGTGGGCCACGCCGAGAACCAGACCAGGGGCTTCCAGCGCGCGCTGAACGACTATCTGAAGTCCACGGGCCAGGACCCCGAGCGGGGCACGCAGAAGATCGCCGACCTGCTGAAGCGGATCGACGCGGACCCGCTGCCCACCTCGTCGGGGCGGAAGCTGACGCAAACCCTCGCCGTCACGGGCATCGTCCTGCCGCTGTACAGCGAGTCCGGCTGGCCGAGCCTGACCAGCGCCCTGGACGCGGCCGAGGAAGGGGACGGCTCCGAGCTGCTGGCGCTCGCCGACGGCTACAACGAGCGGGACGCTTCGGGGCACTACGGCACGACGACCCACTCGCAACGGGTCATATCGTGCTTGGACGACAAGCAGCGGCCGACGCTGGAGGAGACCGAGAAGCTGCTGCCCGAGTTCGAGAAGATCTCGCCCGTCTTCGGGCCCTTCCTGGGCTGGGACACGGCCGGCTGGTGCCACGACTGGCCCGTGGCCGGGCAGCACGACAGCCCGGAGGTGAGCGCGCCGGGTGCGGCGCCGATCCTGGTGGTCGGCAACACCGGGGACCCGGCCACGCCGTACGAGGGCGCCCGCAGGATGGCGGACGAACTGGGCAAGGACGTCGGTGTGGTCCTCACCTGGAGGGGCGAGGGGCACGGGGCGTACGGGAGCGGGAGCGACTGCGTCGACTCGACGGTGAACGCGTATCTGCTGCGGGGGACGGTGCCGAGGGACGGCAAGGTCTGCTCATGA
- the moeZ gene encoding adenylyltransferase/sulfurtransferase MoeZ encodes MSLPPLVEPAPELTVDEVRRYSRHLIIPDVGMDGQKRLKNAKVLCVGAGGLGSPALMYLAAAGVGTLGIVEFDEVDESNLQRQIIHSQADIGRSKAESARDSVKGINPYVNVILHEERLEADNVMDIFSQYDLIVDGTDNFATRYLVNDACVLLNKPYVWGSIYRFDGQASVFWSEYGPCYRCLYPEPPPPGMVPSCAEGGVLGVLCASIGSIQVTEAIKVLTGTGEPLVGRLMIYDALEMQYRQVKVRKDPNCAVCGENPTVTELIDYEAFCGVVSEEAQEAAAGSTITPKQLKEWIDDGENIEIIDVREINEYEIVSIPGAKLIPKNEFLMGAALETLPQDKKIVLHCKTGVRSAEVLAVLKSAGFADAVHVGGGVIGWVNQIEPHKPVY; translated from the coding sequence GTGTCGCTGCCACCCCTGGTCGAGCCGGCCCCCGAGCTCACCGTAGACGAGGTCCGCAGGTACTCCCGCCACCTGATCATTCCCGATGTCGGGATGGACGGGCAGAAGCGGCTGAAGAACGCCAAGGTGCTGTGTGTGGGCGCCGGCGGCCTGGGCTCGCCGGCGCTGATGTACCTGGCCGCCGCGGGCGTCGGCACGCTCGGCATCGTGGAGTTCGACGAGGTCGACGAGTCGAACCTGCAGCGTCAGATCATCCACAGCCAGGCCGACATCGGCCGCTCCAAGGCCGAGTCCGCGCGTGACAGCGTCAAGGGCATCAACCCGTACGTGAACGTGATCCTTCACGAGGAGCGGCTCGAGGCCGACAACGTGATGGACATCTTCAGCCAGTACGACCTGATCGTCGACGGCACGGACAACTTCGCGACCCGCTACCTGGTCAACGACGCCTGTGTGCTGCTGAACAAGCCGTACGTGTGGGGTTCGATCTACCGCTTCGACGGCCAGGCCTCCGTCTTCTGGTCCGAGTACGGCCCCTGCTACCGCTGCCTCTACCCGGAGCCCCCGCCCCCCGGCATGGTCCCCTCCTGCGCCGAGGGCGGCGTCCTGGGCGTGCTGTGCGCGTCCATCGGCTCCATCCAGGTCACCGAGGCCATCAAGGTCCTCACCGGCACGGGTGAGCCGCTGGTCGGCCGCCTGATGATCTACGACGCCCTGGAGATGCAGTACCGCCAGGTCAAGGTGCGCAAGGACCCCAACTGCGCGGTCTGCGGCGAGAACCCGACCGTCACCGAGCTCATCGACTACGAGGCCTTCTGCGGCGTCGTCTCCGAGGAGGCCCAGGAGGCGGCCGCCGGCTCGACGATCACTCCCAAGCAGCTCAAGGAGTGGATCGACGACGGCGAGAACATCGAGATCATCGACGTCCGCGAGATCAACGAGTACGAGATCGTCTCGATCCCCGGCGCCAAGCTGATCCCGAAGAACGAGTTCCTCATGGGCGCCGCCCTGGAGACCCTTCCGCAGGACAAGAAGATCGTCCTGCACTGCAAGACGGGTGTCCGCAGTGCGGAAGTCCTCGCGGTCCTGAAGTCCGCGGGCTTCGCGGACGCCGTGCACGTCGGCGGCGGTGTGATCGGCTGGGTCAACCAGATCGAGCCGCACAAGCCGGTCTACTGA
- a CDS encoding spherulation-specific family 4 protein codes for MPYLTSSKPGTASTDVRTGFGVPGLAHPLLAPAEWGGLARPGTPLHWVVLNVADGPGARPDTHCLDAAGRLRNAGVRVLGHLDTAHGARAFADVVSDARRYLDWYQVDGFFLGRCPAERAVLPRIRRTVATLRALRDEAHIVLAHGTHPCPGYLENADQLVTFSGSWTEYRWSQVAEWTAEYPPERFCHFVHGVPRGHLDEALRIARWQGASTIWFTDRTDGGGRVDPWETMPGYWDEIVSRIGTGVSE; via the coding sequence ATGCCGTATCTGACCAGTTCGAAACCGGGCACCGCGAGCACCGACGTCCGCACGGGATTCGGCGTCCCCGGCCTCGCGCACCCTTTGCTCGCGCCGGCCGAGTGGGGTGGACTCGCCCGCCCCGGCACACCCCTGCACTGGGTCGTCCTCAACGTCGCCGACGGCCCCGGAGCCCGTCCCGACACGCACTGCCTCGATGCGGCGGGTCGGCTTCGCAACGCGGGCGTCCGCGTCCTCGGCCACCTCGACACCGCCCACGGAGCCCGCGCCTTCGCCGACGTGGTCTCCGACGCGCGCCGGTACCTCGACTGGTACCAGGTCGACGGGTTCTTCCTGGGTCGCTGCCCCGCCGAACGGGCCGTGCTTCCCCGGATCCGCCGCACGGTGGCCACGCTCCGCGCGCTCCGTGACGAGGCCCACATCGTCCTCGCACACGGCACCCACCCGTGCCCGGGCTACCTCGAGAACGCCGACCAGCTCGTCACCTTCTCGGGCTCCTGGACCGAGTACCGTTGGTCCCAGGTGGCCGAGTGGACCGCCGAGTACCCGCCCGAGCGCTTCTGTCACTTCGTGCACGGCGTCCCGCGCGGTCACCTCGACGAGGCCCTGCGCATCGCCCGCTGGCAGGGCGCCTCGACGATCTGGTTCACCGATCGCACGGACGGCGGCGGCCGCGTCGACCCCTGGGAGACCATGCCCGGCTACTGGGACGAGATCGTCTCGCGGATCGGGACGGGTGTCTCGGAATGA